Proteins encoded within one genomic window of Bacillus sp. F19:
- a CDS encoding leucyl aminopeptidase, which translates to MFHIRSSIKWNEETIIFGLFQKTSSFEGHLAELDQKLEGHFSLLVKEGDISAKKNEISKVHTLGKIGAKRIYFTGLGKEKEYDFDAARESFAKLFKTLQKAEIQSFSIVLDTFISEHVQVNEAAHALSEVLPLSTYKIQDYKQKSNEPERNINQVTIISNEDEAEIRSSLAVGSAFGEGTNSARTLVNMPGNILTATELAKYSVDIAKKYGFEYEVLEKEDMEKLGMGALLAVNKGSDEPPKMIVLKYQGKEEWTDVIGLVGKGITFDTGGYSIKPKDGIVGMKSDMGGAAAVLGAMEIIGKLKPEQNVLAVIPSTDNMISGNAFKPDDVIVSLCGKTIEVLNTDAEGRLVLADGITYAKHHGANYLVDVATLTGGVIIALGTHTTGAMTNNESLFEQVLEASHECGEPIWRLPITKKDIDKVRGSKMADLNNSPGREGHAIMAGTFIGEFAEGTPWVHLDIAGTATSSNADDLGPSGGTGVMARTLAAFVERFEV; encoded by the coding sequence ATGTTTCATATTCGATCATCAATTAAATGGAACGAAGAAACAATCATTTTTGGATTGTTTCAAAAGACAAGCTCGTTTGAAGGCCATTTAGCTGAGCTTGACCAAAAGCTTGAAGGTCATTTTTCATTGCTTGTAAAAGAGGGGGATATTTCTGCCAAAAAGAATGAAATCTCGAAAGTACATACTCTTGGTAAAATCGGCGCAAAACGAATTTATTTTACAGGCCTTGGCAAAGAAAAGGAATATGATTTTGATGCTGCCAGAGAGTCTTTTGCGAAGCTGTTCAAGACACTGCAAAAAGCTGAAATTCAATCTTTTTCAATCGTTCTTGATACATTCATAAGTGAACATGTTCAAGTAAATGAAGCTGCTCACGCATTATCAGAAGTTCTTCCGCTTTCTACTTATAAAATACAGGACTATAAACAAAAATCAAATGAGCCAGAACGAAACATCAACCAAGTTACGATCATCTCAAATGAAGATGAAGCGGAAATACGTTCAAGTCTTGCAGTTGGATCTGCATTCGGAGAAGGAACAAACTCTGCAAGAACGCTTGTCAACATGCCCGGTAATATTTTAACGGCAACGGAACTTGCTAAATACTCTGTTGACATCGCTAAAAAATACGGTTTTGAATATGAAGTGCTTGAAAAAGAAGATATGGAGAAGCTTGGAATGGGTGCTCTCCTTGCTGTGAACAAGGGATCTGATGAGCCGCCGAAAATGATTGTTCTTAAATACCAGGGAAAAGAAGAATGGACAGATGTGATTGGTCTGGTTGGAAAAGGCATTACCTTTGATACTGGAGGTTACTCAATTAAGCCGAAAGACGGCATCGTCGGCATGAAATCAGATATGGGCGGAGCAGCAGCTGTTTTAGGGGCGATGGAGATCATTGGAAAACTGAAGCCTGAGCAAAACGTACTCGCTGTCATTCCATCAACTGACAACATGATAAGCGGCAATGCTTTCAAGCCTGATGATGTCATCGTTTCGCTCTGCGGAAAAACGATTGAAGTGCTCAATACAGACGCAGAGGGCCGATTAGTCCTTGCTGACGGCATCACATATGCCAAGCATCATGGCGCAAATTACTTAGTAGATGTTGCGACATTAACAGGCGGAGTCATCATTGCCCTTGGAACACATACAACAGGTGCGATGACAAATAATGAATCATTATTTGAGCAAGTATTAGAGGCATCCCATGAATGCGGGGAGCCAATCTGGAGATTGCCGATTACAAAAAAAGACATTGATAAAGTTCGCGGCAGTAAAATGGCGGATCTGAATAATTCCCCTGGGCGTGAAGGCCATGCCATTATGGCGGGGACATTTATTGGAGAATTTGCAGAAGGTACGCCGTGGGTGCATTTAGATATCGCAGGAACAGCGACATCTTCCAATGCAGATGATCTTGGACCTTCTGGCGGCACTGGTGTCATGGCTCGGACGCTTGCCGCTTTTGTGGAACGATTTGAGGTTTAA
- a CDS encoding PAS domain-containing protein has protein sequence MYFTVLCLVSLIPLMLGMIIYMNEKTILSRAIVYFLIMLFIWQIDVALLYGTDLFSMETAQILFQIGRFGSIMIMPILFYFMYLMINQENEAEKKQWFRFINIKILIMLIIWSLAVFAINLTSFGVSGIKMIEDGFFPDHYYPVFGPLNWTYYLNVFFVFINIILLIAVSKKLNNKDFASFSIFFCTSILFVFINGVLSGYQIFPLFLSSFGSVLSTLIIFMAYFNMHSKRIQLMNRDLRDQKDFLHKVMDLNPSYIYVKNHELKFVLANKAMSALYGKEVHELIGKIDSDFNDQPDQIKKIRDEELQILAWETEKWAEPELAIDSAGNTRWIEVTKIPVRLEGETYILCIGNDVTQKKRDAEVILKTEKLSVIGELAASIAHEIRNPLTSIKGFVQILQEDEHMKQSGEHLRVMSEEIDRINEVVGELLLIAKPQMQTVLSVDLKAVIEDVMTLMKSSAQQNNISLMLNHEADIFKVSGNKNHLKQVFINLIKNAIESMPDGGTVQTAIERSADGSIRISISDEGIGLNQERMEKLGEPFYTTKDKGTGLGLTVCYKIIREEHAGEILFESEEGRGTTVHIILPAESI, from the coding sequence ATGTATTTTACTGTGCTTTGCCTTGTTTCTCTCATCCCGCTGATGCTTGGGATGATTATATATATGAATGAGAAAACCATCTTATCAAGAGCGATCGTTTATTTCTTAATCATGCTTTTTATTTGGCAAATAGACGTTGCTCTCTTATATGGCACTGATTTATTCTCTATGGAAACAGCACAAATTTTATTTCAAATAGGGCGTTTTGGGTCGATTATGATCATGCCGATTTTATTTTATTTTATGTACTTAATGATAAATCAAGAAAACGAAGCCGAAAAAAAGCAGTGGTTCCGTTTTATTAATATTAAAATACTCATCATGCTCATTATCTGGAGCCTGGCTGTTTTTGCCATTAATTTAACGTCATTTGGAGTATCCGGTATAAAAATGATAGAGGATGGCTTTTTCCCGGATCATTATTATCCGGTTTTTGGACCGCTGAACTGGACGTACTATTTGAATGTCTTTTTTGTATTTATAAACATCATTTTGCTTATCGCTGTGTCGAAGAAACTTAATAATAAGGACTTTGCTTCATTCAGTATTTTTTTCTGCACATCGATTTTATTCGTTTTTATTAATGGTGTGCTGTCAGGCTATCAAATCTTTCCGCTTTTTTTATCCAGCTTTGGCTCGGTTCTCTCGACCTTGATTATCTTTATGGCTTACTTCAACATGCATTCAAAAAGAATTCAGCTGATGAACAGGGATTTGAGGGATCAGAAGGATTTTCTTCACAAAGTAATGGATTTAAACCCAAGTTATATTTATGTAAAGAACCATGAGCTAAAGTTTGTCCTGGCTAACAAGGCAATGTCCGCTTTATACGGCAAAGAAGTACATGAGTTAATAGGAAAGATTGATTCGGACTTTAATGATCAGCCGGATCAGATCAAGAAAATCCGCGATGAAGAACTTCAGATTCTTGCCTGGGAAACAGAGAAATGGGCGGAGCCTGAGCTAGCGATTGATTCAGCCGGGAATACAAGGTGGATTGAAGTGACAAAGATCCCTGTAAGATTGGAAGGGGAGACATATATTCTTTGCATCGGCAATGATGTGACACAGAAGAAAAGGGATGCAGAGGTTATTTTAAAAACAGAAAAATTGAGCGTCATCGGAGAATTAGCGGCAAGCATTGCTCATGAGATCCGAAATCCGCTGACATCAATAAAAGGTTTTGTGCAAATTCTGCAGGAAGATGAGCATATGAAGCAGAGCGGCGAACATTTAAGAGTCATGTCAGAAGAGATTGACAGAATCAACGAGGTAGTAGGCGAACTGCTTCTAATTGCCAAGCCGCAAATGCAAACAGTCTTATCCGTTGACTTGAAGGCAGTCATTGAAGACGTTATGACACTAATGAAAAGCAGTGCACAGCAAAATAACATCAGCCTTATGCTTAATCACGAAGCGGACATATTTAAAGTCAGTGGGAATAAAAATCATTTAAAACAGGTTTTTATAAATTTAATAAAAAATGCAATTGAGTCCATGCCTGATGGAGGAACCGTGCAAACTGCTATAGAGCGTTCAGCAGATGGCAGCATTCGGATCTCTATTTCGGATGAGGGGATTGGGTTAAATCAAGAACGAATGGAGAAATTAGGTGAACCTTTTTATACGACAAAGGATAAAGGAACGGGCCTTGGATTAACGGTTTGCTATAAAATCATCCGGGAAGAGCACGCAGGAGAGATTCTATTTGAAAGCGAGGAAGGACGCGGAACGACAGTTCATATCATCCTTCCTGCAGAATCCATTTAG
- a CDS encoding Na+/H+ antiporter family protein has protein sequence MNAVILAVLVMLVLSLLRVNVVFSLVTGALVGGLTGGLDLKTTIETFTGGLGGNATVALSYALLGAFAVALSKTGLPDAMVEAAIKLVGKEGEEKRKSLSKVLIIIIILIISIFSQNVVPVHIAFIPVLIPPLLKVLNQLQLDRRLIAVVISFGLITPYMLLPVGFGAIFHGILQENMAAGGLSVSLKDIPKAMLIPSAGMVVGLILAFFTYRKKRSYETKEIAGHAPAVYTKKSVSFAILAIIVSLSVQLFLSQILEVEGMIFGALAGIIVLYATGSMKWNEADQLLTTGMKMMAFIGFVMLASSGFAAVMQETGHIDTLVKTSAELIGGNQSIAALLMLLVGLLVTMGIGSSFSTVPIIATLFVPLCLELGFSPMATIALIGTAGALGDAGSPASDSTLGPTSGLNADGEHNHIWDTCVPTFLHYNIPLIIFGWIAAIVL, from the coding sequence ATGAATGCAGTTATTTTGGCTGTTTTGGTCATGCTTGTTTTAAGTTTGCTGCGGGTAAATGTTGTATTTTCCTTAGTGACAGGCGCACTTGTTGGAGGTTTAACAGGCGGACTGGATTTAAAAACGACAATTGAAACATTTACAGGAGGTCTTGGCGGGAACGCCACTGTTGCCCTGAGTTATGCTCTTCTTGGCGCTTTTGCAGTTGCTCTGTCAAAAACTGGCTTGCCTGATGCAATGGTAGAAGCAGCTATTAAGCTAGTTGGTAAAGAAGGAGAAGAAAAAAGGAAATCTCTTTCAAAAGTACTTATTATAATAATTATATTGATTATTTCTATTTTTTCTCAAAATGTTGTACCTGTTCATATCGCGTTTATACCTGTCTTAATTCCGCCTTTATTAAAGGTATTGAATCAATTGCAGTTGGACCGCCGTTTAATCGCTGTTGTCATTTCATTTGGTTTAATTACACCTTATATGCTGTTGCCGGTCGGATTCGGTGCGATTTTCCATGGCATTCTTCAAGAAAACATGGCAGCTGGCGGCTTGTCCGTAAGTCTTAAGGATATTCCGAAGGCGATGCTGATTCCTTCAGCAGGTATGGTTGTCGGACTAATTCTGGCGTTCTTTACGTACAGAAAGAAACGTTCCTATGAGACAAAAGAAATAGCTGGACATGCACCAGCTGTTTATACGAAAAAAAGTGTTTCTTTTGCAATACTTGCTATTATCGTTTCATTAAGTGTTCAATTATTCCTTTCACAGATACTGGAAGTAGAAGGAATGATTTTCGGAGCTCTGGCAGGAATTATTGTTCTCTATGCAACAGGATCAATGAAATGGAATGAAGCGGATCAGCTTTTGACTACCGGGATGAAAATGATGGCGTTCATTGGATTTGTTATGCTTGCATCTTCCGGCTTTGCAGCTGTCATGCAAGAAACAGGCCATATTGATACATTGGTTAAAACTTCTGCTGAATTAATTGGCGGAAATCAGTCTATTGCAGCTCTTTTAATGCTGCTTGTTGGTCTGCTTGTTACGATGGGAATCGGTTCATCGTTCTCAACGGTGCCAATCATTGCGACTCTTTTTGTACCGCTTTGCCTTGAGCTGGGTTTTAGCCCTATGGCAACCATTGCACTCATAGGTACTGCCGGAGCGCTCGGTGATGCAGGTTCACCTGCATCTGACAGCACTCTTGGACCAACGTCAGGTTTAAATGCTGACGGAGAGCATAATCATATTTGGGATACATGTGTGCCAACATTCCTGCATTATAACATTCCATTGATTATTTTCGGATGGATCGCGGCAATTGTCCTTTAA
- a CDS encoding sulfite oxidase-like oxidoreductase: protein MYFGKVKSKGDPNRVPPNQHVTTKFPVLHAGNVPYYEDISKWDLQVFGLLNQPKRFTYEDLMKMEQVVQGNDIHCVTGWSKLDNVWRGISTRELVKDLGLHEKANYCILHAEEGWTTNLPLDDFLKETSLLAHSHNREPLTPEHGFPFRAVFPHLYFWKSAKWIRAIQFTEHNHPGFWERNGYHMNGDPWKEERFTWD, encoded by the coding sequence ATGTATTTCGGCAAAGTCAAAAGCAAAGGAGATCCTAATCGGGTTCCGCCTAATCAGCATGTAACAACCAAATTTCCAGTTCTTCACGCAGGCAATGTTCCTTATTACGAGGATATAAGCAAATGGGATCTGCAAGTATTTGGCTTACTTAATCAACCTAAGAGATTTACATATGAGGATTTGATGAAGATGGAGCAAGTCGTTCAGGGCAACGATATTCATTGCGTAACTGGATGGTCAAAGCTTGATAATGTATGGAGAGGAATCAGCACCCGAGAGCTCGTGAAGGATTTGGGGCTGCATGAGAAAGCAAACTATTGCATCCTCCATGCCGAGGAGGGCTGGACAACAAATTTGCCGCTTGATGATTTCCTTAAGGAAACAAGCCTGCTTGCTCATTCCCATAACAGAGAACCGCTAACGCCTGAGCATGGATTTCCGTTCAGAGCCGTATTTCCGCATTTATACTTCTGGAAAAGTGCAAAATGGATACGGGCGATCCAGTTTACAGAACACAATCACCCTGGATTCTGGGAGAGAAACGGGTATCATATGAATGGAGATCCGTGGAAAGAAGAGCGGTTTACATGGGATTGA
- a CDS encoding DUF309 domain-containing protein gives MTLYPMEYYQFFIHFNEGDYYTCHDLLELIWLTEKDNLFLKGMLQMTVAIYHYEYGNIKGARLMMQAGHSYIQSYRPFHWGVDLEKVNAFIEECLVIIPAGIQSVSFEKAGQLPKLPALFLYLEEEPGKPNY, from the coding sequence GTGACTCTTTACCCAATGGAATATTATCAGTTTTTTATCCATTTTAATGAAGGCGATTATTATACATGTCATGATTTGCTTGAATTAATCTGGCTGACGGAGAAGGATAACTTATTTCTAAAAGGCATGCTGCAAATGACAGTTGCTATTTATCATTACGAATATGGCAATATTAAAGGAGCAAGGCTCATGATGCAAGCCGGACACTCTTACATACAGTCTTACCGCCCATTCCATTGGGGAGTAGATCTTGAAAAAGTAAATGCATTCATTGAAGAATGTCTGGTTATTATTCCTGCCGGCATTCAGTCGGTTTCTTTTGAAAAAGCCGGGCAGCTGCCTAAATTGCCTGCTCTTTTTCTATATCTTGAAGAAGAGCCGGGAAAACCTAACTATTAA
- a CDS encoding DUF6241 domain-containing protein, with amino-acid sequence MKWMKQHKFLTGAIILLLCCTGVIFYIFTEMMHTPVQSTEQVNKTINESSEKLAEIDLSNNPFPVGGATITEDQIQKYLHGMSHQKVEAKDKWIHFEITEERILYLIKQIESDKEAFENSDLYLDILSRWLENDYAEADRDHNAIWSLQGGTIGKATGVLSKDEELKYLEENKGEIK; translated from the coding sequence ATGAAATGGATGAAACAGCATAAGTTTCTCACGGGTGCAATTATATTATTGCTATGCTGTACGGGAGTTATTTTTTATATCTTCACTGAAATGATGCATACGCCTGTACAAAGTACAGAACAAGTAAATAAGACAATTAATGAAAGTTCGGAGAAGCTTGCTGAAATTGATTTAAGCAATAATCCATTTCCAGTAGGCGGAGCTACGATTACAGAAGATCAAATACAGAAATATCTCCACGGGATGTCTCACCAAAAAGTGGAGGCCAAAGATAAGTGGATTCACTTTGAAATCACGGAAGAGAGAATTCTTTATTTAATTAAACAAATTGAGAGCGACAAAGAAGCCTTTGAAAACTCGGATTTATATTTGGACATCCTCAGCAGATGGCTTGAAAATGATTATGCAGAAGCTGACAGGGACCACAATGCTATTTGGAGCCTTCAGGGAGGTACAATAGGCAAAGCAACTGGCGTGTTGTCCAAAGACGAAGAATTAAAATATCTTGAAGAAAATAAGGGTGAGATTAAATAA
- a CDS encoding biotin transporter BioY: MKNKLKAYDLALVGMFAALMAIGANLTSFLTVGTVPLSMQPFFCILAGLLLGSRLGALSMIVYALVGIAGAPVFAQFSGGIGVIFGSTGGFILSYIAAAYVAGKIVEASKKPTLSVFFLSSFAGIALIYIIGTTYMYAALNYWMNVEMSYSGAWLVMTWFIVKDVIFTAIGAIIAPRIYKAVNKAANLGKHRAA; encoded by the coding sequence ATGAAAAATAAATTAAAGGCTTATGATTTAGCACTCGTCGGAATGTTTGCAGCTTTAATGGCAATTGGTGCAAACCTAACTTCGTTTTTAACAGTCGGAACGGTTCCGTTATCGATGCAGCCCTTTTTCTGTATTTTAGCAGGTTTGCTGCTCGGAAGCAGATTAGGCGCATTATCCATGATTGTTTATGCACTCGTAGGTATAGCAGGTGCACCTGTCTTCGCTCAGTTCAGCGGAGGCATTGGAGTTATTTTCGGCAGCACCGGCGGGTTTATTTTATCCTATATCGCAGCTGCTTATGTAGCCGGCAAAATTGTTGAAGCAAGTAAAAAACCAACACTTTCAGTTTTCTTCCTTTCCTCTTTTGCAGGAATTGCTCTTATCTATATTATCGGAACGACTTATATGTACGCAGCACTTAATTATTGGATGAATGTAGAAATGAGCTATTCGGGTGCATGGCTTGTGATGACTTGGTTTATTGTGAAAGATGTCATCTTTACAGCCATTGGCGCTATTATTGCTCCACGCATTTATAAAGCTGTAAATAAAGCTGCGAACCTTGGGAAGCATCGCGCTGCCTGA